One stretch of Lacrimispora sphenoides DNA includes these proteins:
- a CDS encoding DUF7601 domain-containing protein, which produces MRKKCNWHIGLSLLLVVVLIIGLLPVTGIAQNDNEGELILSFDMPVTEINVPLGTVSADIPLPETLTATLEGGSTVNIPVTWGTSGLYQKDEAGTYLFTADIGTYVYAKARPVAVVTVVPLGELFHENQISGKLWLDENGDGVMDDGEHAIAGYPVSLYTADDKSTAIRDTKTLSDGTYRFDNVEPGSYVVGIASKTIEETEYLLPTEGVTGDNKFNLVQIDEEITAAYSEPVVIMEDVDTAAENINAGLYQGAKRFSFLVGSFINLPLGGNVLASGDTGKLVVMEADGDPLSGYYEAYTANESGLRAALMGIYQRNQAESDYIMYFGSNITNLPGNIFNDTTSATGTGDVTFASLRERLNTLVLTGDQEDPVTDTPAASAPSNASLISVSGTGERYFGCNIILRNIRHTFNAGNSGTQGVYMNGYALTLGGNSWQTAATRYFGGSSTGFVTPYEETASITVYSTGNGDSYFIGGMRTGTLNGNAAVTILGTSGNTFSIRGGGLGTSASAPANITGSVTNTIINMATGSGGLERFLGGVEYGSVEGPITNEISGSGRFTSSDAGYTWTSGTSRFIGGSLYGDVGSDATLGSALDTSDLTGLLYTDDYVIKNYIDTSNFTNGRACYIGTNFQSGIVKGNVINLVKAGTDNNGSISVFSGGASIYAAIGGVWQSQFTYYPSTAKVTNVEAGLNAAKAAADYQLYGNITNVIYSGSICYSADNEHWFRGAGWGYMEGNAYSEVGTEGIAYLGNYKSYSYSTTNRSQGYNTGFDLVGGGGTISANNSFCIKGDTTLVTRNVLARWTYGGSFGGVQVGDSVRIHHGGVVDTCEGTGYNSFIHVGDGRAEVHGGQVDWFLSGGGWNDSYQDGNVSVEVFDKPNVYINASMGGTYGSSTTHYISGDSTIVVHGGNFSGTARADVFRGFSAGPSYAGYIYGNASVTIDLRGNQYGFSLASGDSISGGRRLGAGTSSYLGTDANNTVTLNVLTDDSQTDLLNGLNIYGDCSGTAASAGNTRAGRIIINVNAPNAIIGNLYATDYSNLTGGTLRRDVQVNLVSAGTITGLCAGNGTENITNTVASASEQAGKKAVINVGPQSADPNDILGDWETGQTPDGLPHRILISTNGIIGFTSMDIQKRLLVAQNGNIKNGLNATVSNHGTSYHTFGDVTLHAGEGMVGAGLGIASAGASFIAGTAHVEGEGQVYIQSTGQVDQIVLTDIITTENNALTWLKVGNVSADSNLQTNWFGVSSGWRVITLNPDKEKAKDRITPVNFRGSEESTGKTFIGDSDTHFSGNNGYAVAILGSVYNWEVTEGYGKVSHNVPVSTTVPSSGHSISAYGTVPADTPSAKGSIALPSALIPGTVPYPVFSFIPDSARGEHMESVDIFGSDRYISATPHMYHIDAGDVNQVKTWTASGDDKDYSFDIRAQFAQGDTQVSAQDVIITESEAAAINSVDDVISYTQASGSPFFGNNITAQLLDEIRTPLGQDQTWRTHTVSYTAGDEALTGGQVHTDARVTVVRDGTAVSADRQFALYANDGTMTLEQAQLIGSQTALDSGFTKAVAILANGTTAMPSIDDGALPAITGSTAATVPKDVPVSYSYAPDGQSQAVTKQVNVHIEGPSEVNVTISKRVAGDYADKTREFSFAIYIRDNSGAAIPAGTQLLYTGSTVSGSGAEAPANGTLTLNEEGKATFTLKHGQQITVKNPVPQGSVQIVESADPNYSVSFTDNSTTSATNGSDTGIVSLAGADKTFDFINTRISVVPTGVLMGSIQGPALLGLSMLLLMGLFSACMINYRRKRSL; this is translated from the coding sequence ATGAGAAAAAAATGTAATTGGCACATTGGCCTTTCGCTGTTGCTGGTAGTGGTGCTGATTATAGGATTGCTGCCGGTTACAGGTATCGCCCAGAATGACAATGAAGGAGAACTAATTTTGTCCTTTGACATGCCTGTGACAGAAATTAATGTTCCATTAGGTACGGTAAGTGCAGATATTCCGTTGCCTGAAACCCTGACAGCAACCCTGGAGGGCGGCTCAACAGTGAACATACCTGTAACATGGGGAACCAGTGGATTATATCAAAAGGATGAGGCAGGAACCTATCTGTTTACTGCTGATATCGGAACCTATGTCTATGCAAAGGCACGTCCTGTTGCTGTGGTAACAGTAGTACCCTTAGGCGAACTTTTCCATGAGAATCAGATCAGCGGCAAGCTGTGGCTGGATGAAAATGGTGACGGTGTAATGGATGATGGTGAACATGCTATAGCAGGTTATCCTGTCAGCCTTTATACAGCAGATGATAAAAGCACGGCAATCAGGGATACGAAAACTCTGTCAGACGGGACATACCGGTTTGATAACGTGGAACCAGGCAGTTATGTGGTGGGTATAGCATCTAAGACCATTGAAGAAACAGAATATCTTCTGCCGACAGAAGGGGTTACCGGTGATAATAAATTTAATCTGGTACAGATAGACGAGGAAATTACAGCTGCTTACAGCGAACCGGTTGTGATCATGGAGGATGTTGATACTGCGGCAGAGAATATAAATGCCGGACTGTACCAGGGAGCCAAACGATTTTCTTTTCTAGTAGGATCATTCATAAACCTGCCTTTAGGAGGCAATGTACTTGCCAGCGGTGACACGGGCAAATTGGTAGTAATGGAAGCGGACGGGGATCCTTTAAGCGGCTATTATGAGGCATATACCGCAAATGAAAGCGGCCTTCGTGCGGCGCTGATGGGAATCTACCAGAGGAACCAGGCAGAATCAGATTATATTATGTATTTTGGTTCCAATATTACGAATCTGCCGGGAAATATTTTTAATGATACCACTTCCGCAACCGGTACCGGAGATGTTACATTTGCCTCCTTGCGTGAGAGATTAAATACACTTGTGCTGACAGGGGATCAAGAGGATCCGGTTACAGACACGCCGGCGGCTTCCGCCCCCTCCAATGCAAGCCTCATCTCCGTTTCAGGCACCGGTGAAAGATATTTCGGCTGTAACATCATTCTCCGCAATATCCGGCATACGTTTAATGCAGGTAACAGCGGAACACAGGGTGTATATATGAACGGGTATGCCCTTACCCTGGGGGGGAACTCCTGGCAGACGGCAGCCACCCGCTATTTTGGAGGAAGCAGCACCGGGTTTGTTACGCCTTATGAGGAAACTGCCTCCATCACGGTTTACTCTACCGGCAATGGAGACTCTTACTTCATCGGCGGTATGAGGACAGGCACCTTAAATGGCAATGCTGCTGTTACGATACTTGGTACCAGCGGCAATACCTTCAGTATCCGGGGCGGTGGCCTGGGCACCTCCGCCAGTGCACCTGCCAATATTACCGGCAGTGTGACTAACACCATCATCAATATGGCTACCGGGAGCGGTGGATTGGAACGTTTCCTTGGTGGGGTGGAATATGGGTCCGTAGAAGGTCCGATCACCAATGAAATCAGCGGAAGCGGCAGGTTTACATCCTCGGATGCAGGATATACCTGGACTTCAGGTACAAGCCGTTTTATCGGAGGCTCCCTTTACGGTGATGTGGGAAGCGATGCCACGCTGGGAAGTGCTTTGGATACCTCCGATCTTACAGGTCTTTTATATACGGACGATTATGTCATCAAGAACTATATCGATACCAGCAATTTTACCAATGGAAGAGCGTGTTATATCGGTACTAATTTCCAGTCCGGCATTGTAAAAGGTAATGTTATCAACCTTGTAAAGGCGGGGACGGACAACAACGGATCCATCAGCGTTTTTTCCGGAGGTGCAAGTATCTACGCGGCCATCGGGGGTGTCTGGCAGAGTCAGTTCACGTATTATCCTTCCACTGCAAAGGTCACAAACGTGGAGGCCGGACTTAACGCAGCTAAGGCTGCAGCCGATTACCAGCTGTACGGTAATATTACAAATGTAATATATTCGGGCAGCATCTGCTATAGCGCAGACAATGAGCATTGGTTCCGCGGTGCCGGCTGGGGATATATGGAAGGAAACGCTTATTCAGAGGTTGGAACAGAAGGAATAGCCTATCTGGGAAACTATAAAAGTTACAGCTATTCTACCACCAATAGATCTCAGGGATACAACACGGGGTTCGATCTGGTCGGAGGCGGAGGAACTATCTCAGCTAATAACAGTTTTTGTATCAAGGGGGATACGACTTTGGTCACCAGGAATGTCCTTGCACGCTGGACCTACGGCGGCAGTTTCGGCGGGGTGCAGGTGGGGGATTCTGTACGGATTCATCATGGGGGTGTGGTTGATACCTGTGAGGGAACCGGCTACAACAGCTTTATCCATGTAGGGGATGGCCGCGCAGAGGTGCACGGCGGACAGGTGGATTGGTTTCTCAGCGGCGGTGGCTGGAACGATTCTTATCAGGATGGGAATGTAAGCGTTGAAGTTTTCGATAAACCAAATGTTTACATAAATGCTTCAATGGGAGGTACCTATGGTTCTTCTACTACCCACTATATCAGTGGCGATTCGACGATAGTCGTACATGGAGGCAATTTTTCCGGGACGGCTCGTGCTGACGTTTTCCGGGGGTTTTCCGCGGGCCCGTCATATGCCGGGTATATTTACGGCAATGCAAGTGTTACGATCGATCTGCGAGGAAACCAGTATGGTTTTTCCCTTGCGTCCGGTGACAGCATCAGCGGAGGACGGAGGCTGGGGGCTGGTACAAGCTCTTATCTAGGTACAGATGCGAACAATACGGTTACATTGAATGTTCTCACTGACGATTCCCAGACAGATCTGCTGAATGGGCTTAACATATACGGAGATTGTTCTGGTACGGCAGCCAGCGCAGGTAATACAAGGGCCGGGCGTATTATCATCAATGTCAATGCCCCTAATGCCATCATCGGAAATCTTTACGCCACGGATTACTCGAATCTTACCGGGGGAACTTTAAGAAGAGATGTGCAGGTAAATCTGGTTTCTGCGGGGACCATTACAGGACTTTGTGCCGGCAATGGTACGGAAAACATCACAAACACCGTGGCCTCAGCAAGTGAACAAGCTGGTAAGAAAGCAGTAATAAACGTTGGACCGCAGTCTGCGGATCCCAATGATATCCTGGGTGACTGGGAAACCGGCCAGACCCCAGACGGCCTGCCTCATCGGATTTTGATTTCTACGAACGGCATCATCGGCTTTACCTCCATGGATATCCAGAAACGTCTGCTGGTAGCACAGAACGGTAATATTAAAAACGGTTTAAATGCCACAGTATCCAATCACGGCACGTCCTATCATACCTTCGGAGATGTGACCCTGCATGCAGGGGAAGGGATGGTGGGTGCAGGCTTAGGTATTGCCTCTGCCGGCGCATCTTTCATTGCGGGTACAGCACATGTGGAAGGCGAAGGTCAGGTATATATCCAGTCTACCGGTCAGGTAGACCAGATCGTTCTCACTGATATCATAACCACCGAAAATAACGCGCTGACATGGCTGAAGGTGGGGAATGTTAGTGCGGACAGCAATCTGCAGACGAACTGGTTCGGAGTCAGCAGCGGCTGGCGCGTCATCACTTTGAATCCGGATAAAGAAAAAGCAAAAGACAGGATCACCCCTGTGAATTTCAGAGGCTCTGAAGAGTCCACAGGAAAAACGTTCATCGGGGACAGCGATACGCATTTCTCTGGAAATAATGGATATGCAGTTGCAATTCTCGGTTCGGTCTATAACTGGGAGGTAACGGAAGGATATGGCAAGGTATCTCATAATGTTCCGGTATCTACCACAGTGCCGTCTTCCGGGCATTCTATAAGCGCTTACGGTACTGTTCCGGCAGATACGCCGTCTGCAAAAGGGTCCATTGCTCTTCCAAGCGCTTTGATTCCAGGAACGGTTCCCTATCCGGTGTTTTCCTTTATCCCGGATTCTGCCCGCGGTGAACATATGGAAAGCGTTGACATCTTCGGTTCTGACCGGTATATATCCGCAACGCCGCATATGTACCACATTGATGCAGGTGATGTTAATCAGGTAAAAACCTGGACAGCAAGCGGTGACGACAAGGACTATAGCTTTGATATCAGAGCACAGTTTGCCCAGGGCGATACCCAGGTATCTGCCCAGGACGTCATTATCACAGAATCGGAAGCGGCAGCCATTAACAGTGTGGATGATGTCATCTCGTATACGCAGGCCAGCGGATCCCCTTTCTTCGGAAACAATATAACGGCCCAGCTGCTTGATGAGATCCGCACACCGCTGGGGCAGGATCAGACGTGGCGGACCCATACAGTCAGCTATACAGCGGGAGATGAGGCGCTGACAGGGGGTCAGGTACATACAGACGCCCGTGTTACCGTTGTGAGAGACGGAACGGCTGTATCAGCAGACCGGCAGTTTGCTCTCTATGCCAATGATGGGACGATGACACTGGAACAGGCCCAGTTGATAGGCAGCCAGACGGCTCTGGACAGCGGATTTACAAAGGCTGTGGCGATTCTGGCAAATGGAACTACTGCGATGCCTTCTATTGATGATGGAGCTCTTCCTGCTATTACAGGTTCGACTGCCGCAACGGTTCCCAAAGATGTTCCGGTCAGCTATTCTTATGCTCCGGATGGGCAGTCCCAGGCAGTTACGAAACAGGTAAACGTACATATTGAAGGTCCGAGTGAAGTAAATGTTACCATTTCCAAAAGAGTAGCAGGCGACTACGCCGACAAAACAAGGGAATTTTCGTTTGCAATATACATTCGGGACAACAGCGGAGCCGCCATCCCAGCCGGAACCCAGCTTTTATATACAGGCAGTACGGTATCCGGCTCTGGAGCAGAGGCACCGGCCAATGGAACACTGACACTTAATGAGGAAGGAAAAGCCACGTTTACGTTGAAGCATGGCCAGCAGATAACCGTTAAAAATCCTGTGCCGCAGGGCAGTGTCCAAATTGTAGAATCAGCCGATCCGAACTACAGCGTGTCTTTTACGGACAACAGCACCACAAGCGCAACAAACGGTTCGGATACCGGGATAGTCAGCCTTGCAGGAGCAGACAAAACCTTTGATTTCATCAACACAAGAATTTCTGTCGTACCGACCGGCGTATTGATGGGAAGCATACAGGGGCCGGCTCTTCTAGGGCTGTCCATGCTTTTGCTGATGGGGCTGTTTAGCGCCTGTATGATTAATTACCGCCGGAAAAGGAGTTTGTGA
- the lepB gene encoding signal peptidase I: MSELQKQGENKAAEKIYEFQAEPSLGKEIVFLLAKIAAIILAFLLVFTFLFGLCRNSDASMVPSVKDGDLVMFYRLDKSYVAQDTLVLEYKGKKQVRRVIATAGDTVDITEDGLLVNGALQQEAGIYSPTQRYEDGVEFPLTVREGEVFVLGDSRENSTDSRIYGAVRVKDTLGKVMTILRRRNI; the protein is encoded by the coding sequence ATGTCTGAATTGCAGAAACAAGGAGAAAATAAAGCAGCAGAAAAAATTTACGAATTTCAGGCAGAACCCTCACTTGGAAAAGAAATCGTGTTTCTTCTGGCAAAAATAGCTGCGATCATCCTCGCCTTCCTTTTGGTGTTCACGTTTTTGTTTGGTCTTTGCCGCAATTCGGATGCCTCTATGGTTCCGTCCGTTAAAGACGGAGATCTGGTGATGTTCTACCGTCTGGACAAAAGCTATGTTGCCCAGGACACCCTTGTTCTGGAGTATAAAGGAAAGAAACAGGTGCGCCGGGTAATCGCCACAGCAGGTGATACGGTAGATATCACGGAAGACGGGCTTCTGGTTAATGGCGCGCTTCAGCAAGAAGCAGGAATCTATTCACCTACGCAGCGATATGAAGATGGCGTAGAATTTCCGCTTACTGTCAGGGAAGGAGAAGTATTCGTTCTTGGTGACAGTAGGGAAAACTCCACAGACAGCCGTATATACGGAGCTGTGAGGGTGAAAGACACACTGGGGAAAGTGATGACGATCCTCAGACGTAGAAATATATAG
- a CDS encoding DUF7601 domain-containing protein, whose protein sequence is MKKKSNELRGRLTAMALAVVMCMGTVISSFAAGDPIFGTEDAPAAAAITKNLIMPEGTTTPAATFTFQFSPVSVDDRTTSDDLNTMPAVGPTTLAFSASDTGTVSAGAKNILKQSGDVLSGVSFPHAGVYVYKIDENPSVTGYTPGDNESYVFSPAQYTLTVYVKNGVNGLYVAAVASSISVNDSSNQTSDPGDKVDPTPQPGDPNITGNYSKIIFTNTYSKTAGGVDPTDPNNHVLTIGKAVSGDYADRTKYFAFQITATQPGVVQGSATYKAYVLDSGNNVVTSEDNASNLQTDVNDYSYIEFTSGATETVNLKHNQKLVFTDLHIGANYVAVESAVEHYTASAMVVENGVGPIQYFNSIENLSLSTSTKLIGENENSAAFTNTYRTITPTGVIINNLPFVMILILAAGAFAAFVVIKSRKKSNYVPHR, encoded by the coding sequence ATGAAAAAAAAATCGAACGAGTTACGAGGGAGGCTGACGGCCATGGCGCTTGCTGTGGTCATGTGCATGGGAACTGTCATATCCTCATTTGCGGCCGGTGATCCGATCTTTGGTACGGAAGACGCACCAGCAGCGGCCGCGATCACGAAAAATCTGATCATGCCGGAAGGAACTACAACACCGGCTGCAACCTTTACCTTCCAATTTTCCCCGGTAAGCGTTGACGATAGAACAACATCTGATGATTTAAATACAATGCCGGCCGTTGGTCCAACGACCTTAGCATTTTCAGCCAGCGATACAGGCACTGTATCTGCCGGTGCCAAGAACATATTAAAGCAGTCTGGGGACGTTCTTTCCGGCGTTTCCTTCCCCCATGCGGGCGTATACGTATACAAAATTGATGAGAATCCCAGTGTGACCGGCTATACACCCGGGGACAATGAGTCCTATGTATTTTCTCCTGCACAGTATACGCTTACGGTTTATGTGAAAAATGGTGTAAATGGACTGTACGTGGCTGCTGTCGCTTCAAGTATTTCTGTGAATGACAGCAGTAACCAAACTTCCGATCCTGGCGATAAGGTGGATCCGACTCCGCAGCCAGGTGACCCTAACATCACTGGCAATTACAGTAAAATAATCTTTACCAATACCTATTCAAAAACCGCAGGCGGCGTTGACCCTACGGATCCGAATAACCATGTTCTTACTATAGGAAAAGCTGTTTCAGGCGATTATGCCGATAGGACCAAGTATTTTGCATTTCAGATAACGGCGACTCAGCCGGGTGTTGTACAAGGCTCTGCTACATATAAAGCGTATGTTCTGGATTCAGGCAATAACGTAGTAACATCAGAAGACAACGCCTCTAACCTGCAAACTGACGTCAACGATTATTCGTATATTGAATTTACGTCGGGAGCCACAGAAACAGTTAATCTCAAACATAATCAAAAGCTGGTATTTACTGATTTGCACATTGGTGCAAACTATGTTGCAGTAGAAAGTGCAGTGGAACATTATACGGCATCCGCAATGGTCGTGGAAAACGGGGTAGGTCCGATCCAATATTTTAATTCAATCGAAAATTTGTCTCTTAGTACCAGCACCAAACTGATCGGAGAAAATGAAAACAGTGCTGCATTCACCAATACCTACAGGACCATTACTCCTACAGGCGTGATTATTAACAACCTTCCCTTTGTTATGATTTTGATTTTGGCAGCAGGGGCATTTGCGGCATTTGTAGTAATAAAATCCCGTAAAAAAAGCAACTATGTTCCCCATCGTTAG
- the srtB gene encoding class B sortase, whose amino-acid sequence MDIKRIGRKAVKTANSIVDFLVLTVILLLVAIAFYAIWDSDQVYQAADAAQYSIYKPDAEEGSISFDELKAINPEVFSWLTVYGTNIDYPVTQGNDNAKYVNTNALGEYSLSGAIFLDYSNSKDFQDFNSILYGHHMEKQAMFGELGSFSSKSFFDNHVYGNLYYNGKNHGLEFFAFIKTDAYDGGVFAPRVQGKEAQQAYLQYLLDKAMHTRETGVTTEDHILLLTTCASDATNGRDILAARIMEECYTNTFDKELSGDTNESVSVDRQAGLWESLPQWLKIMLPIMLIILFAIAVYHKVRRNAKGVNGDELQE is encoded by the coding sequence ATGGACATAAAAAGAATCGGCAGAAAAGCAGTAAAAACCGCAAACAGTATTGTAGATTTCCTGGTTCTGACTGTCATTCTCCTGCTGGTCGCTATAGCTTTTTATGCCATATGGGACTCGGATCAGGTATATCAGGCAGCGGATGCTGCCCAGTACTCAATTTATAAGCCGGATGCAGAAGAAGGCAGCATATCATTTGATGAACTTAAGGCAATTAACCCGGAGGTATTCAGCTGGCTCACAGTTTATGGCACGAATATTGACTATCCGGTAACACAGGGAAATGATAATGCAAAATATGTAAATACCAATGCATTAGGAGAATATTCCCTGTCGGGAGCGATCTTTTTAGACTATTCTAATAGTAAGGATTTTCAGGATTTTAACAGTATTTTATACGGACATCACATGGAAAAACAGGCAATGTTCGGAGAACTTGGCTCATTCAGCAGCAAAAGTTTTTTTGACAACCATGTATACGGCAATCTGTACTATAACGGGAAAAATCATGGATTGGAATTTTTTGCTTTTATTAAAACGGATGCATACGACGGAGGAGTGTTTGCGCCGCGGGTCCAGGGCAAAGAGGCACAGCAGGCTTATCTGCAATATCTGTTGGATAAGGCAATGCATACCCGTGAAACCGGAGTTACGACGGAGGACCATATTCTGCTCCTGACCACCTGTGCTTCGGATGCCACCAATGGAAGAGATATTCTTGCAGCCAGGATCATGGAAGAATGTTACACCAATACGTTTGACAAGGAACTATCAGGCGATACAAACGAATCAGTATCGGTGGACCGGCAAGCTGGTCTGTGGGAAAGCCTTCCCCAGTGGCTGAAGATCATGCTGCCGATTATGCTGATAATCCTGTTTGCTATTGCAGTTTATCATAAAGTTAGAAGAAACGCGAAAGGGGTTAATGGAGATGAGCTCCAAGAATAA
- a CDS encoding Spy0128 family protein has translation MSSKNKVNPKGIAVWYLLILSLMAIAFPLDTPAGTDSVSVTLYVDQVFVKNSSASDVNNVFLYDLISLDPGNPMPSGSLSSVHSFTAAGTSVKEVGPITFSNTGIYRYEIKGNASSPASGYSYDTQVYSVEVYVKRITEELSAEIIVKKNDGSKVGSIKFENTYTPLASDPEIMVDPPVKKTVSGNPSKTSSFTFSLTARDGANPMPEGSANGVKYITIYGSGEKDFGTWSYIREGTYYYTISEVVLPDTGYTYDDSVYTITDVVKDTDGQLVVTRTVTNGSNKQVESCTFINKYNGGGGSSGSGGSGGKGSGGSSSGGPGVKIDENSDDSLQFVNGDTPLANLLENESNAGSGAYSPKTGDDIRYELYAAMLCTAAAVAAGCVIYLILASNRIKKNQRKDDNGEIITGET, from the coding sequence ATGAGCTCCAAGAATAAAGTGAATCCGAAAGGGATAGCTGTGTGGTATCTGCTTATCCTCAGTCTTATGGCCATAGCATTTCCCCTGGATACTCCCGCAGGAACGGATTCGGTTTCCGTTACTCTATATGTAGATCAGGTCTTCGTAAAAAACAGTTCCGCATCAGATGTGAACAATGTGTTTTTGTATGACCTTATTTCTCTGGATCCGGGAAATCCAATGCCGTCAGGGAGTTTAAGCAGTGTCCATTCCTTTACGGCTGCCGGTACAAGCGTGAAAGAAGTCGGTCCCATCACCTTTTCTAACACTGGTATATATCGTTACGAAATCAAAGGGAATGCATCATCCCCGGCCAGTGGATATTCCTATGATACTCAGGTTTATTCGGTGGAAGTCTATGTGAAGAGGATCACAGAAGAGCTTTCGGCTGAGATCATAGTAAAAAAAAATGACGGCAGCAAAGTGGGCAGCATTAAGTTTGAAAATACTTATACTCCCCTTGCAAGCGATCCCGAGATTATGGTAGATCCGCCGGTGAAAAAAACAGTATCCGGCAACCCATCAAAAACCAGCAGTTTTACCTTTTCCCTGACGGCCAGAGATGGGGCAAATCCCATGCCGGAAGGCAGCGCGAATGGTGTTAAGTATATCACCATTTATGGTTCCGGTGAAAAGGATTTTGGTACATGGAGCTATATCCGGGAAGGTACTTATTATTATACTATTTCTGAAGTAGTCCTTCCGGACACCGGATATACTTACGATGACTCTGTTTACACGATCACCGATGTGGTAAAGGATACAGATGGACAGCTTGTAGTTACTCGGACGGTAACAAACGGCTCAAACAAGCAGGTGGAATCCTGTACGTTTATCAATAAGTATAACGGAGGAGGCGGAAGCAGTGGGAGCGGCGGAAGCGGCGGGAAAGGGAGCGGTGGAAGCAGCTCTGGAGGCCCTGGTGTCAAAATCGATGAAAACAGTGACGACAGCCTTCAATTTGTAAATGGAGATACTCCGCTTGCAAACCTTCTCGAAAATGAAAGCAATGCCGGTTCTGGTGCTTACAGCCCAAAAACCGGTGATGATATCAGATACGAATTATATGCAGCAATGCTTTGTACAGCTGCTGCTGTCGCGGCGGGGTGTGTGATCTATCTGATCCTGGCCTCCAACCGCATAAAGAAAAATCAGAGGAAAGATGATAACGGTGAAATAATCACAGGTGAAACATGA
- a CDS encoding class B sortase, with the protein MSKRQKTIVTAVWLLLIGSICVIVFSGYRLKESLQIYAEGDQSYENLKERVRRQESSSSSDYIEVDEPGAEPAKDIPTVSIDFEALKKINSDAAAWLYCPDTVIDYPVMRAHDYDWYLHHLPDGTYNANGTLFLDYNCPEDFSGSLSIIYGHHMKSGGMFGTLTEYKAQDYYEQHPNLYLYTEQGNYRIDLKYGCVISAGEWRSRAFMYEVNRKALLSYASSKTTFESSAEYTDRDRFLVLSTCSYEFDDARYVVIGILRPEYGD; encoded by the coding sequence ATGAGTAAGAGGCAAAAAACAATTGTAACAGCAGTGTGGCTCCTTCTGATCGGTTCGATCTGTGTCATCGTGTTTTCCGGGTATAGGCTTAAGGAAAGCCTGCAAATTTATGCAGAAGGGGATCAAAGCTATGAAAATCTGAAAGAGCGGGTCCGCCGTCAGGAAAGCAGCAGTTCTTCTGATTACATAGAAGTAGATGAGCCCGGAGCAGAGCCGGCTAAGGACATTCCCACGGTCTCCATTGATTTTGAAGCGCTGAAAAAGATCAATTCTGATGCAGCCGCATGGCTGTACTGCCCGGACACCGTAATTGACTATCCGGTTATGCGTGCCCACGATTATGACTGGTATCTTCATCATCTTCCGGACGGTACCTATAATGCCAATGGCACTTTATTTCTCGATTACAACTGCCCGGAGGATTTTAGCGGGAGCCTGAGCATTATTTACGGACACCATATGAAATCCGGCGGGATGTTTGGAACACTGACAGAGTACAAGGCGCAGGATTATTATGAACAGCACCCTAATCTGTACCTTTACACAGAGCAGGGAAACTATCGGATTGATTTGAAATATGGCTGTGTCATCAGTGCGGGGGAATGGCGTAGCCGGGCGTTTATGTATGAGGTAAATAGAAAGGCATTGTTATCATATGCCTCGTCAAAAACAACGTTTGAGAGCAGTGCTGAATATACGGATCGTGACAGGTTCCTTGTGCTTTCCACTTGCAGCTATGAATTCGACGATGCCCGGTACGTTGTAATTGGTATTTTGCGGCCGGAATACGGAGACTGA
- a CDS encoding DivIVA domain-containing protein, which produces MVLTKEAIQAVKLTKRFRRCYDAQEVDILLDEIGEAAEEQCRELEHLRSVRMEYNQMKNQISEALLAAQQTAKEMLEQTRNKCNEELASMQQRRITLQQEISGLEKYKVLELEKIRKDLESLLGDPESDEAAQEAAASK; this is translated from the coding sequence ATGGTACTGACGAAAGAAGCGATTCAAGCGGTTAAACTGACCAAAAGATTCAGGAGATGCTATGATGCCCAGGAAGTTGATATCCTCTTGGATGAGATTGGGGAGGCAGCGGAAGAGCAGTGCCGGGAACTGGAACATCTGCGCAGCGTGCGCATGGAATACAACCAAATGAAGAATCAGATTTCAGAAGCTCTGCTGGCTGCACAACAGACCGCAAAGGAAATGCTTGAGCAGACCCGGAATAAATGTAACGAAGAGCTGGCGTCAATGCAGCAGAGAAGAATTACACTGCAGCAGGAGATATCCGGACTTGAGAAGTATAAGGTTTTAGAACTTGAGAAGATTCGGAAAGATCTTGAGAGTCTGTTGGGCGATCCTGAATCAGATGAGGCGGCGCAAGAGGCAGCTGCATCAAAATAA